In Sulfuricurvum sp., the following proteins share a genomic window:
- a CDS encoding thiosulfate oxidation carrier protein SoxY: MATLFRKYALLFLLLSASTLAQNPIYSPTFDDLVHDTLHTQTYFFDDENITITVPKFADNPSQVPVSIDASKIKNPKRMVVFADLNYIPEIMDVDVLRLKPIFSFNIRVAQETPIRVLVQDDKGLWHIGSKNIKSPGGGCASASPEDNKKFALLQGKSKSHTVRQDDSYAINFSIYHPMETGLMFGTAPFYIKHLNLYSNKELIGSMDMTSAISQNPVLTLYTSFGNGNYTIDMEDTDANEYHIQTKFAE, encoded by the coding sequence ATGGCTACTCTCTTCCGTAAATATGCCCTGCTTTTTCTTCTGCTGAGCGCAAGCACACTAGCACAGAATCCGATTTATTCGCCCACCTTTGACGACCTTGTCCATGATACGCTTCATACCCAAACCTATTTTTTTGATGATGAAAACATCACGATCACTGTCCCGAAGTTTGCCGATAACCCTTCCCAAGTCCCGGTCTCTATCGATGCTTCCAAAATCAAAAATCCGAAGCGAATGGTTGTATTTGCCGATCTTAATTATATTCCCGAAATCATGGATGTCGACGTATTACGACTCAAACCGATCTTTTCATTTAACATCCGTGTCGCACAGGAGACACCGATCCGAGTCCTTGTCCAAGACGATAAAGGGCTCTGGCATATCGGAAGCAAAAACATCAAAAGCCCGGGAGGCGGATGTGCGTCGGCTTCTCCCGAAGACAATAAAAAATTTGCCCTTCTTCAGGGGAAATCAAAAAGCCATACGGTACGCCAAGACGATTCCTATGCGATCAACTTCTCTATTTATCACCCGATGGAAACCGGTCTGATGTTCGGCACCGCCCCTTTCTACATCAAACATCTTAATCTCTATAGCAACAAAGAGCTGATCGGCAGTATGGATATGACCTCGGCCATCAGCCAAAATCCGGTCTTAACTCTGTATACATCCTTCGGAAACGGCAATTACACGATCGATATGGAAGATACGGACGCAAACGAGTATCACATTCAGACAAAATTCGCAGAGTAA
- the pgaD gene encoding poly-beta-1,6-N-acetyl-D-glucosamine biosynthesis protein PgaD, with amino-acid sequence METLIINKRRELPKTKRIIWDIITVLLWIGFIYLWKPVFHVFYRIITLGAPADELSDWIFGEIHSVTVWHALYMLIGTPIVLFILSRLNRHQAPSEHLIYHSDDYAGYFNVNSEELQQCTNNQLVTVFHDDHGHIIRLDNHIASTHDSLHPIHS; translated from the coding sequence ATGGAAACATTAATTATTAATAAACGCCGAGAGCTACCCAAAACCAAACGAATCATATGGGACATCATAACCGTTTTACTTTGGATAGGATTTATCTATTTATGGAAGCCGGTATTTCACGTATTTTATCGAATCATTACATTAGGTGCCCCTGCTGATGAACTATCCGACTGGATTTTCGGTGAGATCCACAGTGTCACTGTTTGGCATGCACTCTATATGCTTATCGGAACACCGATAGTACTGTTTATCCTCTCACGACTAAACAGACACCAAGCCCCGAGTGAACATTTAATTTATCATTCGGATGATTATGCAGGTTATTTTAATGTAAACAGTGAAGAATTACAGCAATGTACGAACAACCAACTGGTTACGGTTTTCCATGATGATCATGGTCATATTATCCGTCTTGATAATCACATTGCGAGCACCCATGATTCCTTACATCCTATACATTCTTAA
- a CDS encoding porin encodes MKKTVVLSFAALAVLHASSTDDVLEDGTISGEIRSAYISQNNKVDTDTYGTSIGGILKYETAPRNDIKLGAGVYMSQKLPFATGDFDEGKANPDLFGNHTHSYAYIGEAYMDYAVDGVSVRIGRQLIDTPFAEEEDIRMHPNTFEAAIATYKGIEDMTFVGGYISRWAGYDSGDDISKFKKLAPGSNGAIMIGMSNESLDDLELSGWYYGIDKLSDIFYGDATYTLEFAEAGSLELIGQLGRFNAQNNSNAEGNIYGIGANLNIGILTLGAEYNKASNPSGKHIISGFGNGPYVVDTEEVNLDDFEDVNVYQFNAELEMEGLGTLTASYSNFKSAPQHLEVDEINLIALYKITDAVGAEINYVIVNDKNKNTANNGIENYDGGYDRLMIRLKYTF; translated from the coding sequence ATGAAAAAAACAGTTGTATTGAGTTTTGCTGCACTAGCGGTATTACATGCTTCAAGTACAGATGATGTATTGGAAGATGGAACAATTAGCGGAGAGATCCGAAGCGCATACATTAGTCAAAATAATAAAGTGGATACCGATACCTACGGAACCTCAATCGGAGGTATTTTGAAATATGAAACGGCTCCTAGGAATGACATAAAACTCGGTGCAGGAGTATATATGTCCCAAAAACTTCCTTTCGCAACCGGAGATTTTGATGAGGGAAAAGCAAATCCTGATTTATTCGGTAATCATACCCATTCCTATGCCTATATCGGTGAAGCTTATATGGATTACGCTGTCGATGGTGTGTCCGTACGTATCGGTCGTCAATTAATCGATACTCCGTTTGCAGAGGAGGAAGATATTAGAATGCATCCCAATACGTTTGAAGCGGCGATTGCAACTTATAAAGGGATTGAGGACATGACGTTTGTCGGTGGGTATATTTCACGGTGGGCTGGTTATGACTCCGGAGACGATATCTCAAAATTCAAGAAACTGGCTCCAGGAAGTAACGGAGCGATCATGATTGGAATGAGCAACGAAAGCTTGGATGATCTGGAACTGAGCGGATGGTATTATGGAATTGATAAACTGAGTGATATTTTCTATGGGGATGCGACGTATACTTTAGAATTCGCTGAAGCGGGCAGTCTGGAACTGATTGGGCAATTGGGACGGTTTAATGCCCAAAACAACAGCAACGCCGAGGGAAATATTTATGGGATTGGAGCCAATTTGAATATCGGTATTCTGACCCTCGGTGCAGAGTATAACAAAGCTTCAAACCCTTCAGGCAAACACATCATCAGCGGTTTCGGAAACGGTCCATATGTTGTAGATACCGAAGAAGTGAATCTGGATGATTTCGAGGATGTAAACGTCTATCAGTTCAATGCAGAGTTGGAAATGGAAGGGTTGGGAACGCTTACCGCCAGCTACTCAAACTTTAAAAGTGCTCCACAACATCTGGAAGTAGACGAAATCAATCTAATTGCACTGTATAAGATTACCGACGCGGTTGGAGCGGAAATAAATTACGTTATCGTAAACGATAAAAATAAAAACACTGCCAATAACGGCATAGAGAATTATGACGGCGGCTATGACCGCCTTATGATTCGTTTGAAATATACATTTTAA
- the pedF gene encoding cytochrome c-550 PedF, with protein sequence MKKLHTLGAVALLSATLVFSHGNVTPQPVDTKGLAPLGKAWLESNPYVGNETAIEIGKHAYAENCARCHGLEVVSGGVAPDLRYLDPGVEGDAWFMERIRGGAVRNGNVYMPPFEGVISQEGMWAIRSYLFSVKIDH encoded by the coding sequence ATGAAGAAATTGCATACACTTGGAGCGGTAGCATTGCTATCGGCAACACTAGTATTTAGTCACGGAAACGTCACACCTCAGCCGGTAGATACCAAAGGGCTGGCACCGCTGGGAAAAGCTTGGTTGGAGTCCAATCCGTATGTCGGAAATGAGACAGCTATTGAGATCGGAAAACATGCGTATGCTGAAAACTGTGCCCGTTGTCACGGATTGGAAGTAGTATCAGGCGGTGTTGCCCCGGATCTTCGTTATCTTGATCCGGGAGTAGAAGGAGACGCATGGTTTATGGAGCGTATCCGCGGAGGTGCGGTACGTAACGGTAATGTGTATATGCCTCCATTTGAAGGAGTCATCAGCCAAGAGGGTATGTGGGCAATCCGCTCATATTTATTTTCTGTTAAAATCGACCATTAA
- a CDS encoding histidine phosphatase family protein has product MKTLILIRHAKSDWSNPFLHDFDRELNARGLKDAPLMGTILAQKNIHPDLILSSPALRAQATAIEIARKLSFPEAAITYDSSLYESDIETVFKVIRSVPDTCETLILFGHNPEMTECVNALCDAEIDNVPTCGVVAMRLRGNSWKSIEFHSANLLFFDAPKHH; this is encoded by the coding sequence ATGAAAACACTCATTCTGATCCGCCATGCCAAATCTGACTGGAGCAATCCTTTTCTACATGATTTTGATAGAGAATTAAATGCACGCGGGTTAAAAGATGCTCCCCTGATGGGGACAATCTTGGCTCAAAAAAATATTCATCCCGATTTAATCCTCTCCAGCCCTGCACTACGAGCCCAAGCCACCGCTATCGAAATTGCCCGAAAACTCTCTTTTCCGGAAGCTGCAATCACATATGATTCTTCTCTTTATGAGAGTGATATAGAAACCGTCTTCAAAGTGATTCGAAGCGTTCCGGACACATGCGAAACACTCATACTCTTTGGACATAATCCTGAGATGACCGAATGTGTCAATGCCCTGTGCGATGCAGAAATAGACAACGTTCCGACTTGCGGCGTTGTAGCGATGCGATTAAGAGGAAATAGTTGGAAGAGCATCGAATTCCACTCAGCGAATTTGCTCTTTTTTGACGCACCAAAACACCATTGA
- a CDS encoding porin gives MKKAVGISLVAAVLLGVNAFAIENVKVNGDAKLYYYTDDKNSGDLFSKTNSAADTALRLGVTGDLAKSISFGVTGYAISTLGLENNLVSKAWSSGHTVTNPARPNVADEAWLGEAWIAGTYGKTTLKAGRMLLDSPLSFSETWSIAPNTYEAVVLINQDIPDTTVVGVYAGHSNGVNSVGYTDGSLPTPNNTSGNGLDGVLGDGAKFGVHGANGANVAGIINNSFKPLTAQAWYWNAVSAADAFWLQADVDFEGLKLGAEYAEISPKGEYAGVHDSQAYALKVGYEGIENLKLSAAYSDVDKNSVFKVANLATNNTVAAQSKLYTEAFWNYGYVGAPNAKTVNVTAEYTASIAKFGAYYTNVNNAYFATLATPRVGVDMQEIALSATKSFGALDTTVAYVSTDADDQNNGSQSNSLQVYLTFNF, from the coding sequence ATGAAAAAAGCAGTAGGAATCAGCCTAGTTGCAGCAGTATTGCTGGGAGTAAACGCATTTGCGATCGAAAATGTAAAAGTAAACGGTGACGCAAAACTGTACTACTATACGGATGATAAGAATTCGGGTGATCTTTTTAGTAAAACGAATAGTGCGGCAGATACCGCTCTTCGTCTTGGTGTGACCGGAGACCTTGCGAAATCTATTTCTTTCGGTGTGACAGGGTATGCGATAAGCACCCTTGGACTTGAAAACAATCTTGTAAGCAAAGCATGGTCAAGCGGCCACACCGTTACCAATCCTGCCCGTCCGAATGTTGCTGACGAAGCATGGTTAGGTGAAGCGTGGATTGCCGGAACATATGGTAAAACCACTCTTAAAGCCGGGCGAATGCTGCTCGATTCCCCGCTTTCATTTAGTGAAACGTGGTCTATTGCTCCGAATACCTATGAGGCTGTTGTTCTTATCAATCAAGACATTCCGGATACAACCGTAGTCGGTGTATATGCAGGACATAGTAATGGTGTAAATTCGGTAGGGTATACAGACGGTTCTCTTCCTACGCCAAATAATACATCAGGTAATGGACTGGATGGTGTTTTGGGTGACGGCGCTAAATTCGGTGTTCATGGAGCGAATGGAGCGAATGTAGCCGGTATTATCAATAACTCGTTCAAACCGCTCACTGCACAAGCATGGTACTGGAATGCTGTTAGCGCTGCGGATGCTTTCTGGCTCCAAGCAGATGTTGATTTCGAAGGTTTAAAATTGGGTGCAGAATATGCAGAAATTAGCCCAAAAGGCGAATATGCGGGTGTCCATGATTCTCAAGCCTATGCATTGAAAGTAGGGTATGAAGGGATCGAAAATCTAAAACTCTCTGCTGCCTATTCCGACGTAGATAAAAACAGTGTCTTTAAAGTTGCCAACCTTGCGACCAATAATACCGTTGCCGCACAATCGAAATTGTATACGGAAGCATTTTGGAACTATGGATATGTTGGGGCTCCTAATGCGAAAACCGTGAATGTAACGGCTGAATATACTGCATCTATTGCGAAATTCGGTGCATATTACACCAATGTCAATAATGCTTATTTCGCTACTCTCGCTACACCGCGTGTCGGAGTTGATATGCAGGAGATTGCATTGAGTGCTACAAAATCTTTCGGGGCATTGGACACTACTGTGGCATACGTCTCTACGGATGCGGATGATCAGAATAACGGTTCACAATCCAATTCTCTTCAAGTCTATTTGACTTTTAACTTCTAA
- a CDS encoding ABC transporter substrate-binding protein — protein sequence MKIFVALFVFLTLLYGSSNQLNVGVLAYGTVNWELMTIKSLELDKKYGFDLQIKELASKDGVAVAFQAESVDVIVNDWVWVNRQNYPHFLLYFYPYSTGTGGIYTNNSRYRTLGDLKGKKLGVAGGPMDKSWLLYRAYAQQKLGIDLSSYAEIVFAAPPILNAKLSDGSLDAVLNFWHYNVLLDEKGMTPISSVRGVLGSFGINNQDIPFTGWVFKRSFAAENKKTINAFLQASLEANAILKQNDAAWNALRPFMHVKDDAAFEALKKGYREGIPEKFTSEEIKGIEQVYALLEKTGGKSLVGESKKFDKTMFWPYKPNSAGR from the coding sequence ATGAAAATCTTTGTAGCATTATTCGTTTTTCTTACATTATTATACGGAAGCAGCAATCAGCTGAATGTTGGAGTTTTGGCATACGGAACGGTCAATTGGGAATTGATGACGATAAAATCACTGGAACTGGATAAAAAATACGGATTTGACCTTCAAATTAAAGAATTGGCATCCAAAGATGGTGTTGCAGTCGCTTTTCAAGCCGAAAGCGTTGATGTCATCGTCAACGATTGGGTCTGGGTCAACCGACAAAATTATCCTCATTTTTTGCTCTATTTCTATCCGTATTCTACAGGAACCGGAGGAATTTATACCAATAATTCCCGTTATCGTACTCTTGGTGATTTAAAAGGGAAAAAATTGGGTGTCGCCGGAGGACCGATGGATAAAAGCTGGTTACTCTACAGAGCGTATGCGCAACAGAAACTGGGGATTGATCTCTCAAGCTATGCAGAGATTGTATTTGCCGCACCGCCGATTCTGAATGCTAAATTATCGGATGGTAGTTTGGATGCGGTACTCAATTTCTGGCACTATAACGTATTGCTGGATGAAAAAGGGATGACCCCCATTTCGTCTGTCCGGGGAGTTTTAGGAAGTTTTGGTATTAACAATCAAGATATACCTTTTACAGGATGGGTATTCAAACGATCGTTTGCGGCAGAAAACAAAAAGACGATCAACGCTTTTTTACAAGCATCACTGGAAGCGAATGCGATACTCAAACAAAATGATGCGGCATGGAATGCGTTACGGCCTTTCATGCACGTCAAAGACGATGCGGCTTTTGAAGCGTTAAAAAAAGGGTATCGCGAGGGAATCCCGGAAAAGTTTACCTCTGAAGAGATCAAAGGGATTGAACAGGTATATGCACTCTTGGAAAAAACCGGCGGGAAAAGTCTCGTAGGAGAATCCAAAAAATTTGATAAAACGATGTTTTGGCCCTATAAACCTAACTCGGCAGGGCGATAA
- a CDS encoding transporter substrate-binding domain-containing protein yields the protein MKFLTIIISIFFLSLCSHARSIEDIQAAGEIVIAVYNDFPPYSYIDSNGEAKGIDIEIGKRIAESLNVKPKWYFTDAGEDMDGDLRNVVWKGNPVHKTRADVMMRIPYDYNYMRETDVSTGALRTDMVVIKSPYHSERWVIVTHKETIPSINTMGIFAYNTVGVELDTLPDKYLSMHNGGLLRKNVKRYARFQDAVKDFQDGKIDAIAGLQSQLEFLLDYEKNQDKYFMTKEILGIKSKWDLGIAVRMDAHELSNHIDGVISQLYQDNTLKSIFDQYHVTYNIPISISP from the coding sequence ATGAAGTTTCTAACGATCATCATCAGTATCTTTTTCCTCTCTCTTTGCTCTCATGCACGGAGTATTGAGGATATACAAGCCGCTGGAGAGATCGTCATTGCCGTATACAATGATTTTCCCCCGTATTCGTATATAGACAGCAACGGTGAAGCCAAGGGAATCGATATTGAGATCGGCAAACGTATCGCCGAATCTCTCAATGTCAAACCCAAATGGTACTTCACCGATGCGGGCGAGGATATGGACGGTGATCTTAGAAATGTCGTATGGAAAGGAAATCCTGTCCATAAAACCCGCGCAGATGTCATGATGAGAATTCCCTATGACTACAATTACATGCGTGAAACCGATGTCAGTACGGGTGCGCTCAGAACCGATATGGTGGTCATCAAATCACCTTATCATTCGGAAAGATGGGTTATCGTAACTCATAAAGAGACAATACCGTCGATCAATACGATGGGAATATTTGCCTACAACACCGTCGGTGTAGAATTAGACACACTTCCTGACAAATACCTCTCGATGCATAACGGAGGATTATTGCGCAAAAATGTCAAACGCTATGCCAGATTCCAAGATGCCGTCAAAGATTTTCAAGACGGAAAAATCGATGCTATTGCCGGATTACAATCACAACTTGAATTTTTGCTTGACTATGAAAAAAATCAAGACAAATATTTTATGACCAAGGAAATATTAGGGATAAAATCCAAATGGGATCTCGGTATCGCTGTTCGGATGGATGCTCACGAATTAAGCAACCACATTGACGGTGTAATTTCACAACTCTATCAAGACAACACGTTGAAGAGTATATTCGATCAGTATCATGTGACATACAATATACCCATCTCGATCAGCCCTTAA
- the pgaC gene encoding poly-beta-1,6-N-acetyl-D-glucosamine synthase yields MTLTIFLHLLWHTVLGYVFYYPLFMSSLWIVGAIFFYFKNERPYSKYSIPPLRANESWPGVSILIPCYNEGENAVETISYALNIDYPEFEVIAINDGSKDNTLEILLDLAKTNPKLKVVNLAENQGKALGLQAGALLAKYEYLIGIDGDALIDKHCAYWMIKHFIRYPEVAAVTGNPRIRNRTTLLGKIQVGEFSSIVGMIKRAQRSFGRIFTVSGVITGFRKAAVHEVGYWSPDMLTEDIDITWKLQRNGWDVRFEPRALVWILMPETLKGLWKQRLRWAMGGVQVMLKNFKVLFMPKQTHLWGLMVELILSTLWAYSMVLVFLVWFISLLVPITYLMPQQSPILPDDSSAILIGACLVQFGVSKWLDGHYDQGLGKNYFWMVWYPFAFWLLNLFTAVTALPKVLFGTKGRARWVSPDRGAHQQIKKG; encoded by the coding sequence ATGACACTAACAATATTCTTACATTTACTATGGCACACAGTGCTGGGGTATGTCTTTTATTATCCACTTTTTATGTCCAGTTTATGGATAGTAGGGGCTATCTTTTTTTATTTTAAAAATGAACGACCCTATTCCAAATACAGTATTCCTCCACTTAGAGCCAATGAAAGTTGGCCTGGAGTCAGCATATTGATCCCATGTTACAATGAAGGGGAAAATGCTGTCGAAACGATTTCGTACGCTCTGAATATCGACTATCCGGAGTTTGAAGTTATCGCGATCAATGATGGCAGTAAAGACAATACTCTAGAGATCCTACTCGATTTGGCGAAAACAAATCCAAAATTAAAAGTCGTTAATTTGGCCGAAAATCAAGGGAAAGCATTAGGACTGCAAGCCGGTGCACTGTTGGCAAAATATGAATATTTGATAGGGATTGACGGCGATGCCTTGATTGATAAACATTGTGCCTATTGGATGATTAAGCACTTTATCAGATATCCGGAAGTTGCCGCCGTAACGGGTAATCCGAGAATTCGCAATCGCACGACGTTATTGGGAAAAATCCAGGTGGGTGAATTTTCTTCCATCGTCGGGATGATCAAGCGTGCACAACGCAGTTTCGGACGTATTTTTACCGTATCAGGGGTTATTACAGGCTTTAGAAAAGCTGCCGTTCATGAGGTAGGCTATTGGAGTCCGGATATGCTAACCGAAGATATCGATATAACCTGGAAACTACAACGTAACGGGTGGGATGTACGGTTTGAACCTCGTGCTTTAGTTTGGATTTTGATGCCAGAAACCTTGAAAGGATTATGGAAACAGCGTCTACGTTGGGCTATGGGCGGTGTACAAGTTATGCTTAAAAACTTCAAAGTTTTATTTATGCCTAAACAAACGCATCTCTGGGGACTCATGGTAGAGCTAATACTAAGCACGTTGTGGGCGTATAGTATGGTATTGGTGTTTTTGGTCTGGTTTATTAGCCTATTGGTTCCTATCACCTATTTAATGCCTCAACAATCACCTATTTTACCAGACGACAGTAGTGCTATTTTAATCGGTGCTTGTTTGGTACAGTTCGGTGTAAGTAAATGGCTGGACGGCCATTATGATCAAGGTTTGGGAAAAAATTATTTTTGGATGGTTTGGTATCCGTTTGCCTTTTGGCTGCTGAATCTGTTTACGGCGGTCACCGCTCTTCCGAAAGTGCTATTCGGTACAAAAGGCCGAGCCAGATGGGTTAGCCCTGACCGCGGTGCGCATCAACAGATCAAAAAGGGGTGA
- a CDS encoding GIY-YIG nuclease family protein, whose amino-acid sequence MIPYILYILKCNDDTLYTGITSDLEKRLIEHNTSDKGAKYTRYRRPVVVVYQESCRDKSTALKREHAIKKMTRQQKLALF is encoded by the coding sequence ATGATTCCTTACATCCTATACATTCTTAAATGCAACGATGATACTTTATATACCGGTATCACTAGCGATCTGGAAAAACGTCTCATAGAACACAATACATCAGACAAAGGGGCAAAATATACCCGATACCGCCGTCCCGTTGTCGTTGTCTATCAAGAATCTTGCCGTGACAAAAGCACGGCATTAAAACGTGAACACGCTATTAAAAAAATGACCCGTCAGCAAAAACTTGCTCTATTCTAA
- the pgaB gene encoding poly-beta-1,6-N-acetyl-D-glucosamine N-deacetylase PgaB → MVKSTIVKILLLLIGIAHSFVIANELPNICSRDQNVNEFTILSYHEIADKSETLDSTYAVPPSNFDQQMNWLIENGYHFVNIDDIINYRKYGKALPNKAVLITFDDGYQSVYDNAYPILKKHKIPFVIALVGSWLNGKKTVDFSGKTIARDKFLSQKEIRAMIHSGLAEVASHSYQFHEGLQGNPQGNMEPAITTRLWFKDTKTYEDEKSYQKRVYNDLLENNIYLEQYTGQKPRVMVWPYGHYNIEARKIAEKLGMPIGLTLDDGSNTRITPLWGLRRILVEGKMTLKDLEHNMLSRNANLADDDRTTKAAHIDLDYIYDPDPAQREKNLGALLDRIKNLGINTVYLQAFADPDANGAADYVYFPNRNIPMRADLFNRVAWQIATRTQVKRIYAWMPMIAWELPKNNPAVNDTVVTLQVDPTHLNMGYPRLSPFSPKARKVIKEIYEDLAKSTYIDGILFHDDVTLSDFEDDSQFAHKQYKKWGLSDSVSAIRADRKQFEKWTQLKTDYLDDFAMELAQIVRNEQPGLKAARNLYAQVALHKDAQEWYAQSLAQSIKKYDYTAIMAMPYMEQADNEKEFYDSIVKNVKQVQCGMERTVMELQTVNWRKDNEPISPRELHDTIGYLYGLGVHHIAYYPDNVFTNNPDADKIRADFAQKPIRMHSLTSFEMAPNN, encoded by the coding sequence ATGGTTAAATCAACAATAGTAAAAATACTTTTGCTTTTAATAGGTATTGCGCACAGTTTTGTTATAGCAAACGAACTGCCTAATATATGCAGTAGAGATCAAAATGTCAACGAGTTTACAATCCTCAGTTATCATGAAATTGCGGACAAAAGTGAAACATTAGATTCGACATATGCAGTACCTCCATCCAATTTTGATCAGCAAATGAATTGGTTGATCGAAAACGGTTATCATTTTGTCAACATCGACGATATTATCAATTATCGCAAATATGGAAAAGCGCTCCCTAACAAAGCGGTTTTAATTACCTTTGATGACGGTTATCAATCCGTTTATGATAATGCCTACCCTATTTTGAAAAAGCACAAAATCCCTTTCGTAATCGCATTGGTCGGCAGTTGGCTCAACGGCAAAAAAACAGTAGATTTCAGCGGTAAAACAATTGCACGTGACAAATTTTTAAGCCAAAAAGAGATTAGAGCAATGATACACAGCGGCCTGGCAGAGGTAGCCAGCCATAGTTATCAGTTTCACGAAGGGCTGCAAGGAAATCCGCAGGGAAATATGGAACCGGCGATTACGACTCGCCTATGGTTTAAGGATACAAAAACCTACGAAGACGAAAAAAGCTATCAAAAGCGTGTCTATAATGACTTGTTGGAAAACAACATTTATTTAGAACAATATACGGGGCAAAAGCCGCGAGTCATGGTTTGGCCGTATGGGCATTACAATATTGAGGCGCGCAAAATTGCCGAAAAATTAGGAATGCCTATCGGATTAACATTGGATGATGGCAGTAATACACGTATTACACCATTGTGGGGACTTCGACGTATCTTGGTTGAGGGGAAGATGACCCTTAAAGATTTAGAGCACAATATGCTATCGCGAAATGCGAATTTGGCGGATGATGACCGTACGACAAAAGCTGCCCATATCGATCTGGATTACATCTATGATCCGGATCCTGCCCAACGGGAAAAGAATTTGGGAGCCTTGCTCGACCGGATCAAAAATTTGGGTATTAATACAGTTTATTTGCAGGCTTTTGCCGATCCTGACGCCAACGGTGCTGCAGACTATGTCTATTTTCCAAATCGTAATATTCCGATGCGTGCCGATCTATTCAATCGGGTTGCTTGGCAAATTGCTACACGAACACAGGTCAAACGTATTTACGCCTGGATGCCGATGATTGCATGGGAATTGCCGAAAAACAATCCGGCGGTCAACGATACGGTAGTAACATTGCAGGTGGATCCGACCCATCTCAACATGGGGTATCCGAGATTGTCCCCTTTTTCTCCTAAAGCTCGAAAGGTCATCAAAGAGATTTATGAAGATTTGGCAAAATCAACCTATATTGACGGTATCTTATTTCATGATGACGTCACTTTGTCAGATTTTGAAGACGACAGTCAGTTTGCTCATAAGCAATATAAAAAATGGGGATTGTCAGACAGTGTCAGCGCAATCCGAGCGGATAGAAAACAATTTGAAAAATGGACTCAACTCAAAACCGACTATTTAGATGATTTTGCCATGGAATTGGCACAAATAGTCAGAAATGAACAACCGGGGCTCAAAGCGGCGCGTAATCTCTATGCCCAAGTTGCATTGCACAAAGACGCACAGGAATGGTACGCACAAAGTTTGGCTCAATCCATCAAAAAATACGACTATACCGCTATTATGGCGATGCCATATATGGAGCAAGCCGATAATGAAAAAGAGTTTTATGACAGTATCGTTAAAAATGTCAAACAAGTGCAGTGTGGAATGGAACGTACCGTAATGGAATTGCAAACGGTCAATTGGCGAAAAGATAATGAGCCAATTTCACCTCGAGAATTGCACGATACTATAGGATATTTATACGGCTTGGGTGTTCATCATATTGCCTATTATCCAGACAATGTGTTCACTAACAATCCGGATGCCGATAAGATAAGAGCAGATTTTGCACAAAAACCGATACGTATGCATTCGTTAACTTCATTTGAAATGGCACCAAACAACTAA